A section of the Saccharomyces paradoxus strain CBS432 chromosome XII sequence genome encodes:
- the STE11 gene encoding mitogen-activated protein kinase kinase kinase STE11 (Signal transducing MEK kinase~similar to YLR362W), translating into MELERSPVNEVYMEQTQIPEGTDLLVGDKKANDLPFVELFLGEIDCTQYLDSFVQCNLVTEEEIKYLDKDILIALGVNKIGDRLKILRKAKSFQRDKRIEQVSKLKNLMEKVSSLSTATLSMNSDLIPEKHCVIFILNDGSAKKVNVNGCFNADSIKKRLIKRLPHELLATNSDGEVTKLVQDYDVFVLDYAKNVLHLLYDVELVTICHANDRVEKNRLIFVSKDQTPSDKAISTSKKLYLRTLSALSQVGPSSSNLLAQNKGISHNSADGKLRIDSTEKDRIRQIFNQRPPSEFISTNLAGYFPHTDMKRLQKTMRESFRHSARLSITQRRPLSAESNNIGDILLKHSNAVDMALLQGLDQTRLNSKLDTTKIPKLAHKRPGDKDPISDQLELLSVESGEEEEYDFLGEDSDIVSLPTKIATPKNWLKGACIGSGSFGSVYLGMNAHTGELMAVKQVEIKNSNIGVSTDNNKQTKSDENSQQEEQQDKIEDAGAVSHPKTNQNIHRKMVDALQHEMNLLKELHHENIVTYYGASQEGGNLNIFLEYVPGGSVSSMLNNYGPFEESLITNFTRQILIGVAYLHKKNIIHRDIKGANILIDIKGCVKITDFGISKKLSPLNKKQNKRASLQGSVFWMSPEVVKQTATTAKADIWSTGCVVIEMFTGKHPFPDFSQMQAIFKIGTNTTPEIPSWATPEGKNFLRKAFELDYQYRPSALELLQHPWLDAHII; encoded by the coding sequence ATGGAGCTGGAAAGATCGCCAGTAAACGAAGTATATATGGAGCAGACTCAAATACCAGAGGGTACTGACCTACTAGTTGGTGATAAAAAGGCTAATGATTTGCCTTTTGTGGAGTTATTTCTGGGGGAGATAGACTGTACTCAATATCTGGATAGCTTTGTTCAATGCAACCTTGTCacggaagaagaaatcaagtATTTAGACAAGGATATTCTCATTGCTTTGGGGGTAAATAAAATAGGAGATAGactcaaaattttaagGAAGGCCAAATCATTCCAGAGAGATAAACGTATTGAACAGGTAAGtaaattgaaaaacctAATGGAAAAAGTAAGCTCACTATCCACTGCTACACTATCCATGAATTCAGACTTAATTCCTGAAAAGCATTGtgttatatttattttaaaCGATGGTTCGGCTAAGAAAGTTAATGTAAATGGTTGCTTTAATGCAGATTCTATTAAGAAGAGGTTAATCAAGAGATTGCCACATGAATTATTAGCCACAAACTCCGACGGAGAAGTAACTAAATTGGTCCAGGATTATGATGTGTTTGTGTTAGACTATGCCAAAAACGTACTACATTTGCTGTATGACGTGGAGCTAGTCACCATTTGCCATGCAAACGATCGAGTTGAGAAAAATAGActaatttttgtttccaaaGATCAGACGCCAAGCGATAAGGCTATATCTACatccaaaaaattatacCTGAGAACATTGAGTGCATTAAGCCAGGTTGGGCCATCCTCATCGAATTTGCTGGCACAGAACAAGGGGATTTCGCATAACAGTGCTGATGGGAAACTACGGATTGACAGTACAGAAAAAGACAGAATTAGacaaattttcaatcaaaGACCTCCCAGCGAGTTTATTTCTACCAATTTGGCCGGATATTTTCCTCATACAGATATGAAAAGATTGCAAAAGACAATGAGAGAATCATTTCGCCATTCAGCAAGACTAAGCATCACTCAAAGAAGACCCTTAAGTGCAGAATCAAATAATATCGGTGACATCCTGTTGAAGCACTCAAATGCTGTTGATATGGCGCTATTACAAGGATTAGACCAGACAAGATTAAACAGTAAACTTGATACAACTAAAATTCCGAAGCTTGCTCATAAAAGACCGGGAGATAAAGACCCCATATCCGACCAGTTGGAATTATTAAGCGTTGAAtctggtgaagaagaagaatatgattttcttggggAGGACAGTGATATTGTTTCATTACCGACGAAAATTGCCACGCCCAAGAACTGGCTAAAAGGTGCTTGTATTGGATCAGGCAGTTTTGGAAGTGTTTATTTGGGTATGAATGCTCACACTGGTGAACTAATGGCAGTGAAACAAGTGGAGATTAAAAACAGCAACATCGGTGTAAGCACAGACAACAATAAACAAACCAAATCAGATGAAAATAGTCAGCAGGAGGAACAACAAGATAAAATAGAAGATGCTGGCGCGGTAAGTCATCCAAAAACCAATCAAAATATCCACAGAAAGATGGTTGATGCTTTGCAGCATGAAATGAATTTACTGAAGGAACTACATCACGAGAACATTGTTACTTATTATGGCGCTTCTCAAGAAGGCGGAAAcctaaatatttttctggAATACGTCCCTGGGGGTTCGGTTTCCTCCATGTTGAATAATTACGGTCCATTTGAAGAGTCACTGATTACTAATTTCACGAGGCAAATACTAATCGGGGTTGCGTATTTacataagaaaaatattatcCACAGAGATATCAAGGGTgcaaatattttgattgATATCAAAGGTTGCGTAAAGATCACTGATTTTGgtatttcaaagaaattatcacctttaaataaaaagcaaaataaaagagcTTCTTTGCAGGGTTCTGTATTCTGGATGTCACCAGAAGTGGTCAAACAGACTGCTACTACTGCTAAAGCAGATATATGGTCTACAGGATGTGTTGTTATTGAAATGTTTACCGGTAAGCATCCCTTCCCtgatttttctcaaatGCAAGCGATCTTCAAAATAGGTACAAACACTACCCCTGAGATACCTTCTTGGGCTACACCagaaggaaagaatttCTTGAGAAAGGCGTTTGAATTGGATTATCAATACAGGCCTAGTGCTCTTGAACTGCTGCAGCATCCATGGCTGGATGCACACATAATTTAA
- the NMD4 gene encoding Nmd4p (Protein that may be involved in nonsense-mediated mRNA decay~similar to YLR363C): MTQYNFIIDASAFEKGLGNIKRWCSDCTEAVTLNFYIPTFTLNELDFLQQRRKSFAARESLKFIDRLDDSKYANLKVFIEFPEILDIILWSDVMEHNDSSGKINVAKLPKRLKNLLKSCIYKCYLEGNEGLHWFLISEDPQIREMAMQCNIPSCSIVDVDSILSKDMNDKSFRESERFNNMMLKNGTKEESENGREIIKTNFNKTVYASRGTGELWSP; the protein is encoded by the coding sequence ATGACACAGTATAATTTCATTATAGATGCTTCggcttttgaaaagggtTTAGGTAACATCAAGAGGTGGTGTTCTGACTGTACTGAGGCTGTGACTTTGAACTTTTACATTCCAACCTTTACATTAAATGAATTGGactttcttcaacaaagaCGTAAAAGTTTCGCAGCTCGGGAATCCTTGAAGTTTATTGATAGATTAGATGATTCCAAATATGCTaatttgaaagtttttattgaatttccGGAAATTTTAGACATTATTTTATGGTCAGATGTTATGGAACATAATGATAGTTCTGGGAAGATAAATGTTGCAAAATTGCCcaaaagattaaaaaatttgctgaAAAGTTGCATTTATAAATGCTATTTGGAAGGGAACGAGGGGCTACATTGGTTTTTAATTAGTGAAGATCCTCAAATTCGGGAAATGGCAATGCAGTGTAACATTCCTTCTTGTTCGATTGTTGACGTAGATTCAATCTTATCCAAGGACATGAATGATAAATCTTTCAGAGAGAGTGAAAGGTTTAATAATATGATGCTTAAAAATGGCACTAAGGAAGAAAGCGAAAACGGTAGAGAAATTATCAAAACTAATTTTAATAAAACGGTTTATGCTTCTAGAGGTACAGGCGAACTGTGGTCTCCATAA
- a CDS encoding uncharacterized protein (similar to YLR363W): protein MPQKPLKVTKKAKDPRRVTKKQKNLRKAAPLQLKSKKKSLQHLKKLKKSSSLTETTERLVASKVGHLELLRGTRKELEKSKKNSK, encoded by the coding sequence ATGCCTCAAAAACCACTTAAAGTTACCAAGAAAGCCAAGGACCCACGTAGGGTCACaaagaagcagaaaaatttaagaaaagCTGCCCCATTGCAgttaaaatcaaaaaagaaatctttACAACATctaaagaaattaaagaagagTTCCTCTCTTACCGAAACCACTGAAAGATTAGTTGCGAGTAAAGTTGGGCATTTGGAGTTGTTGAGAGGTACTAGAAAAGAGTTGGAAAAGAGTAAGAAAAACTCTAAATGA
- the GRX8 gene encoding glutathione-disulfide reductase GRX8 (Glutaredoxin that employs a dithiol mechanism of catalysis~similar to YLR364W), with protein sequence MSAFVTKAEEMIKSHPYFQLSASWCPDCIYANSIWNKFNVKDKVFIFDIGSLPRNEQEKWRVAFQKVVGSRNLPTIIVNGKFWGTESQLHRFETKGTLEEELAKIGLLP encoded by the coding sequence ATGTCCGCGTTTGTTACTAAAGCCGAAGAGATGATCAAATCCCACCCATATTTCCAATTATCCGCAAGCTGGTGCCCCGACTGCATCTATGCTAATTCTATTTGGAACAAATTCAACGTAAAGGATAAAGTGTTCATTTTTGACATTGGTTCTCTTCCAAGGAACGAACAGGAGAAATGGAGAGTTGCGTTCCAAAAAGTTGTTGGTAGCAGAAACTTACCAACCATTATTGTCAATGGTAAGTTCTGGGGCACCGAGAGTCAATTGCATAGGTTCGAAACCAAAGGTACTCTTGAGGAGGAATTGGCTAAAATTGGGCTTTTGCCTTGA
- the RPS22B gene encoding 40S ribosomal protein uS8 (Protein component of the small (40S) ribosomal subunit~similar to YLR367W), whose translation MTRSSVLADALNAINNAEKTGKRQVLLRPSSKVIIKFLQVMQKHGYIGEFEYIDDHRSGKIVVQLNGRLNKCGVISPRFNVKIGDIEKWTANLLPARQFGYVILTTSAGIMDHEEARRKHVSGKILGFVY comes from the exons ATGACTCGTTCTTCTGTTTTAGCTGATGCTTTGAATGCCATTAATAACGCCGAAAAGACCGGTAAACGTCAAGTTTTATTGAGACCTTCCTCCAAGGTTATCATCAAGTTTTTGCAAGTTATGCAAAAGCATG GTTACATTGGCGAATTCGAATACATTGACGACCACAGATCTGGTAAGATTGTCGTTCAATTGAACGGTAGATTGAACAAATGTGGTGTCATTTCCCCAAGATTCAACGTTAAGATTGgtgacattgaaaaatggacCGCCAACTTGTTGCCAGCCAGACAATTCGGTTACGTTATTTTGACTACATCTGCTGGTATTATGGACCATGAAGAAGCTAGAAGAAAGCACGTTTCCGGTAAAATCTTGGGTTTTGTCTATTAA
- the MDM30 gene encoding SCF ubiquitin ligase complex subunit MDM30 (F-box component of an SCF ubiquitin protein ligase complex~similar to YLR368W) has translation MTKRRSLFMVGSTFTIDHLPPEIWLCISKLLRTSDLHNLCLINRRLYLTITSDGIWKKRCYDRWINQENLDILTGNDYDPIPVSQWHSYYLRRAKWENKIFSLLWELTEETDPQNFREKYLYILQFRHYKLATFLHRIVKQGYIPDKRPLDLITYANYLLKNVRHKYVFPLFYPTNTAELKNLNSMASKDAEMVYLRLSAIDTAFDDLLDAREFVLNGICSDLLQKYKKIQEFLKLRPVTRISKLISISTDYLDCFPQFPDIIDQTNDRATGRKLYREDFMLLRVYSREGRGYKTIILAIIQAIAKRYNVESYLARDHLVVSEPDFPDGRAFVTVNEDFQPYIFNKEDLMSVWSSNFPNAANFESSVLPALLEPISIQHLLTEFFRELLRCKPRPFEGYPNRAHGLRNMFPYGKVEVPRDVTMYFAFIYDLFDGMFESGMTNLRGRMLRDLLNYVNANNFGDLNIIIGQNALKEPNDCWSNKRDYVLLDDDSKIGYFYKDIETEDTLCALNQYEVDGKVFITTIDILGDIRVRLAEGLTPFQGDSDKLWESFSSVVPRTDWGLFFKGYDKQKHRMQLSAYIQEKLSNLVDGEQPLHNL, from the coding sequence ATGACAAAGAGGAGAAGCCTCTTTATGGTTGGTTCTACCTTTACAATAGATCATTTACCTCCAGAAATATGGCTTTGTATTTCGAAGTTACTCAGAACATCTGACTTGCACAACTTGTGTTTAATTAACAGAAGATTGTATTTAACAATTACAAGTGATGggatttggaaaaaaagatgctATGACCGATGGATCAATCAAGAAAACTTGGATATTTTAACGGGTAATGATTACGATCCTATACCAGTTTCTCAATGGCATTCTTACTATTTACGAAGAGCAAAATGGGAAAATaagatcttttctttattatgGGAGTTAACTGAGGAGACAGACCCTCAAAACTTCAGGGagaaatatttatatattcttcaatttcgGCATTACAAGCTGGCTACATTTCTCCATAGGATCGTCAAACAAGGTTACATCCCTGATAAAAGACCACTTGATTTAATTACGTACGCCAATTATCTGTTGAAGAATGTGCGACACAAGTACGTATTTCCATTATTTTATCCCACAAATACCgctgaattgaaaaatctgaATAGCATGGCCTCAAAGGATGCCGAAATGGTATATCTAAGATTATCTGCAATTGATACGGCTTTTGATGACTTACTAGATGCCAGAGAATTTGTCTTGAATGGCATATGTTCCGATCtacttcaaaaatataaaaagataCAAGAGTTTTTAAAATTACGGCCGGTGACtagaatttcaaaattaatCTCAATCAGTACCGACTACCTCGACTGCTTTCCACAATTTCCTGACATAATAGATCAAACGAATGATAGGGCTACAGGAAGGAAGCTATATAGGGAAGATTTCATGTTACTAAGAGTATATTCCCGGGAGGGTCGAGGATATAAAACCATTATTCTAGCAATAATACAAGCTATTGCCAAGAGATATAACGTTGAATCATATCTTGCTCGAGATCATTTGGTGGTGTCTGAACCGGACTTTCCAGATGGACGGGCATTTGTTACCGTAAATGAGGATTTCCAGCCATacattttcaataaagaagacCTCATGAGTGTCTGGTCCAGCAACTTCCCTAATGcagcaaattttgaaagttcAGTCTTACCAGCGTTATTAGAACCAATATCGATACAACATCTGCTGACGGAATTCTTTCGTGAATTACTACGATGCAAGCCCAGGCCATTTGAGGGCTATCCCAATAGAGCACACGGATTACGCAATATGTTTCCATACGGTAAAGTGGAAGTTCCCAGAGATGTAACGATGTATTTTGCATTTATATACGATCTTTTTGATGGCATGTTCGAATCTGGAATGACAAATTTGCGGGGTCGGATGTTGAGAGATTTACTGAACTACGTTAATGCAAATAATTTCGGTGATTTAAATATCATTATCGGACAAAATGCTCTCAAGGAACCAAATGATTGCTGGTCCAATAAGAGGGATTATGTCCTTCTTGATGACGATAGTAAGATTGGATATTTCTATAAGGATATTGAAACCGAGGATACATTGTGTGCTTTAAATCAATATGAAGTGGACGGCAAGGTTTTTATAACAACAATAGATATCCTGGGTGATATAAGGGTACGCCTAGCCGAAGGGCTAACGCCTTTCCAGGGAGATTCTGATAAGTTGTGGGAGAGCTTTTCTTCCGTGGTTCCACGAACTGACTGGgggcttttttttaaaggcTACGACAAACAGAAGCATAGGATGCAATTAAGCGCTTACATACAGGAAAAGCTTTCCAATTTAGTGGATGGTGAACAGCCGTTACACAATTTATAG